In the genome of Anabaena cylindrica PCC 7122, the window ATCTACGTGGTACTAATATCGAAGCTAGAAAATGAAATTTGACAAAATTTTAATTGCTAATCGGGGAGAAATAGCGCTTCGCATTCTCCGAGCTTGTGAAGAAATGGGAATTGCGACAGTTGCTGTTCACTCCACCGTTGACCGGAATGCTCTCCACGTCCAACTTGCTGATGAGGCAGTTTGCATTGGTGAACCAGCCAGCAGTAAAAGTTATTTGAATATTCCCAATATTATTGCCGCTGCCTTGACGCGCAATGCTACTGCAATTCATCCTGGTTATGGCTTTTTAGCAGAAAATGCTCGATTTGCGGAAATTTGTGCTGACCACCATATTGCCTTTATTGGCCCTAGTCCCGAAGCTATTCGGTTAATGGGAGATAAGGCCACAGCCAAGGAAACCATGCAAAAAGCCGGAGTACCGACAGTACCGGGTAGTGATGGTTTGGTAGAGACTGAGCAGGAAGGAATAGCGATCGCTAAAGATATCGGCTACCCTGTAATGATTAAAGCCACAGCAGGTGGTGGTGGTCGGGGTATGAGGTTTGTCCGTTCCGAAGATGAATTCGCTAAACTTTTCCTTGCAGCCCAAGGAGAAGCAGGAGCAGCCTTTGGCAACGCCGGCGTTTATATAGAAAAATTTATCGAACGTCCGCGCCACATAGAATTTCAAATTTTGGCTGATAGCTACGGTAATGTCATCCATTTAGGTGAAAGAGATTGCTCAATTCAGCGCCGCAATCAAAAGTTACTGGAAGAAGCTCCCAGTCCAGCACTTGACTCAGATCTCCGAGAAAAAATGGGACAAGCTGCTGTCAAAGCAGCCCAATTCATCAACTACACCGGGGCAGGTACTATCGAGTTTCTCCTAGATAAATTCGGTAAATACTATTTCATGGAAATGAATACCCGCATACAAGTTGAGCATCCAGTCACAGAGATGGTGACTGGTATCGACTTACTTGTAGAACAAATCCGCATTGCCCAAGGTGAAAAACTCAATTTAACTCAAGACAAAGTTATTCTCAGGGGTCATTCCATTGAATGCCGTATCAATGCCGAAGACCCAGATCATGATTTTCGTCCCTCCCCAGGCAAAATTAGTGGTTATTTACCCCCTGGAGGACCCGGCGTGCGGATTGATTCTCATGTGTACACAGATTACCAAATTCCGCCTTATTACGACTCTCTAATTGGCAAGCTAATTGTCTGGGGGCCAGACCGGGCTACTGCTATAAACCGCATGAAACGAGCATTGCGAGAGTGTGCAATTACCGGACTCCCTACCACCATTGGGTTTCATCAAAAAATCATGGAAAATCCACAGTTTTTGGCAGGTAATGTTTACACTAATTTTGTGCAGGAAATGAAAATTCAGTAATGGGTAATGGGTAATTGGTAATGGGTACAAGCTCAGTTTCAGTTTTCCCCCTGCACCCTGCACCCCTGCCTCTTATGACCTGTCACCTAATTTACGCGCAACATCATGGTCAGTAAACCTTGCTGACCTAGTAAAATTTCTCGTACCAGGCTGAAAATACCAACCCAAATTATGGGGGTGATATCCACCCCACCAATAGGTTGTACTAGCTTTCGCAATGGCACTAAGAAGGGTTCTGTTGGCCAAGCTATCAGATTAAATGGCAAACGGTTGAGGTTCACTTGTGGATACCAAGTGAGAATGATGCGGAAAATAAACAAAAATATCATCAGTCCCAAAATGAGGCCGAGAATCAAAGAGGTCAAGTTAGCACCGGTCATTACTTTTAGTCAATATCTGTGAGTAAATATAAAATCTGGGCGTAAGCCAGAAAAGTTGAAGCTTTGTAAAGCCTTCTCTCTCATTTTAACTAAATGCTGTGGTCTCTTCTCAAGAAAGTGATACAGGATTAAGATTAAAATTAAAATGAAGTGTGTAAAAAAAGGTTGAGAATTATGACACCCTCTTTAGCAAATTTTCTTTGGAGTCTGGTTTGGGGTACTGCAATTGTAGTTATTCCAACAACAGTAGGGCTAATCTTCATTAGCCAAAAAGATAAAATCCAACGTTCATAAGGAACAGGGGAAAGGGGACAGGAAACAGATGACAGATTATTTTCCCCAATCCCCAATCCCGGTAAACAGCTTCAGAGCTTCTTTGCCAGATGCTTTGAAGCTTTCATATTATTGTCAATAGTTAGAGTAGTGATTTTAATTGTGACCCGCTAACATAGATTTGATATTGGGAAAACAGCAATGATAAATTTTGGGCTGAACTCAGCCAGTTTTTTGGCTCAGGTAAATTTTGGGGCTAACTCAGCCAGTGTACTAGGAATTTTCCTGGCTGTGGCTGGGGCAGCGCTGTATTTTCTCCGCACAGTGCGGCCAGAATTGTCACGAGATCAGGATATCTTTTTTGCAGCAGTTGGCTTATTGTGCGGTTTTATTCTCATTTTTCAAGGATGGCGATTAGATCCCATTCTGCAATTTGGTCAGTTGCTTTTAGTTGGTACTACTGTATTTTTTGCAGTTGAAAGTATTCGTCTGCGGAGTATAGCCACCCAACAAGCCAAACGAAACACTCCGATTGTCGATGATGAGCGGGAAGTAAGCAGAAAATATTCTTACTCTGAGCGACGCAATTATCAAGCGGAGATGGATGCAGATTTGGAACCCCTTCCTTATGAGGAGGAAGAACAACCTCCACGTGCTAGGATTCGCGGTAGCCGAGATGAGCGTTCAACCCGTGATGATTATTACGAGGATCAACCCCCCCGTCGTTCAGAACGCCGCAATAGCACAGAAAAGCCGGAAACTGGAGAAAGGAAACGTCGTCCTACCTCTGGTCGCTCTGCAAGTCGCCCTACTGAAAGTTATGAACAAGAAAATTGGGGTTCTGTGTCTAGGCAAGTTGATGATTGGGAAAGTCCCCAGGAGGATGTAAAAAAACAGCCCCGTCGCACTACTAATAACAGACCTCAACGCCCAGAAGTTCGTGAGGATGATGTTGCTCCTAGACCAAGAAAGCGTCGTCCACCTGCTGATTCATCTCCTCGCAGAGTTAGGGAAGATGATGAGGCTATTCCTACTGATTATGTACCGTATAACCCAATTGAAAAGCCAAATGATAGGGGAGATAATTCGACTGATTTTGATGATGATATTTAGAACAGTTGGGGGGATGGTAGTTTCAAAGGCGACGGAATGCGGTTGATGTGAGAACATTTACGTCTATGTTGTGGCTCCAAAAACCAATTTATTGGAGCCTAGTTTTTAGTTTGACTAGTTTAATTGTTTCCTGTGGTTCTGGTGATATTCCTTTAGGGGTATCTTCTCTGAACAGTCGTTATACTGAGGAACAACCATCTTTGAGTGGAAATGGTCGCTTTTTGGCTTTTGTTTCTAATCGAAATGGTAATCAGCAATTGTTGATATACGACTTGGAAACCCAAAGTTTTATTTCGACACCAGGCTTGAACCGACGGGAAACGATCGCAGAAAGTCCCAGTCTCAGCTATACAGGGCGTTATATTTGTTATTTAACTAGTGATCAAGGTAGAGCAGTTGTAGCACTTTACGATCGCGCTCTGCAAAAATCACAAATTCTCACACCGACCTATCGGGGTTGGGTGAGAAGTCCTCATATTAGCCCTGATGGACGTTATATAGTCTTTGAATCTGCCAGTCGTGGGCAATGGGATGTGGAAGTGCTAGATCGTGGTCCGACGGTGGAGTTAGATATTCCTAATGGTGCAACTGTAAAATAATTCGTAATTCGTAATTCGTAATTGGGAACAGAAATTATTGATTCTCCTCTGCTTCCCAATGCCCAATGACCAATGACCAATGACCAATGACCAATGACCAATGACCAATTACAAATTACCTATTATTTTATTTTTAAGCTCTAGTTTATTAACTGGGTGTTTTGGTTATCCGCGTTTGTTGAGTTATCCTTTTGATTCTGGTGGACGGGGTCTTAATAGTCTGGCTTCAGAGTTAGATCCGCAAATTTCTGGGAGATATATTGTATTTACTACTGACCGCAGGGGTAGTGAAGATGTTTATATGTTTGATACTGTGACTCGGAATTTGGTAGATTTACCGGGTTTAAATTCTTTTGATACGATCGCTTCTCACCCTTCTGTCACCCAAGATGGTCGTTATATTGTTTTTATTGCGAGTCGTCAGGGTCGTTCGAGCATTTTTCTTTATGACCGGGAGACGCGACAATCACGGAATTTAACTCCTAGTTTGCAAGCAGAAATTCGCAATCCTACAATTAGTGCTGATGGTAGTAGGATTGCTTTTGAGTTTAGTAATAATGGACAATGGGATATTTTGCTGTATGACCGTGCTGGAAGACAATTGAATATCCCGCAAGAACCAAAGTAATTTGTAATTTGTAATTCGTAATTCGTAATTCGTAATTCGTAATTACTACCCAGTCCCCAGTCCCCAGTCCCCAGTCCCCAATCAGGATTCGATTTTTTGGATAGATTCGATGAGCGATCGCACTTGTTTAGTCCCTTCTGATGGTTCAAAGGAGAGGGGGAATTTACCCCGGACGAGCATTCGCAGTCCTAAAGGTGCAAGGCTGAGTAATCCTTTTAAATCGCGGAAATAGTTACCAACTACTTGGATACCAAATTGGCGTTCATCAATCCAACCACCTGTTTTTACTAACTCTATCAATACTTTCCGGTGACGAATTGAACGGCTATCACTGGCTTGTTTGCGGTCGAGAATTTGCTGTTTAACTTTGGTGATTTGCTCTAATGGTGCAACTTCCATTGGACAAACTGAGTCACAGTAAAAACAACGAGTACAACCCCAAACACCTTTAGTACCTTCGTTATAATTTTCTAAACGATTTTCAGTTTCACTATCGCGGGAATCTGCTACCATGCGATATGCTTTGGCGAGGGCGTGGGGGCCAACAAAGTCTGAATTGACTTCGCGGGCGTTGCATTCAGAATAGCAAGCACCGCACATAATACAGTTACCAGTTTGATCGAGGAGCGATCGCTCTTGTGGTGTTTGCAAAAACTCCTTTTCTGGTACCTGTCGTGCTGCTGTACTGACATAAGGAGCAACCGCTTCTAAATTATTCCAGAAACTGCTCATATCTACGACCAAATCCTTAATCACTGGCATATTACCCAAAGGAGCGATCGTAATTTCACCAGTGGTATTATCCTGGTTTAGCGGCGATGGAATTTGTTTTAATCTAGCCAGTTCGCTGCCAACATTTTCCTTACAGGCTAAAGCCGAACGTCCATTGATTCGTACCGCACAGCTACCACAAATCGTATTGCGGCAATTTTTGCGAAATGCTAAAGTTCCGTCTTGTTCCCACTTAATCTGATTGAGGCAATCTAGGATTGTACTACTTGCTTCTACCTGCAAAGGATAGCTTTGCACAACAGGAGTAGAGTTTTGTTGCTGCCGAATAATTTTAAAAATAACTTCCATTATTACCAACCAAATTTTTAAATTGCCTTACCTGCCTCAAAAATCATGAGTTCAAGTCGGTTGTTGTGAAAAATGAGCTATTGTACATAACGTCAGTGCTTAATAAGCTGACGCTTAAGGCTCTCATGATTCCAGTTTAACGATAACCATTAAAAGTTTAGTCGTAGAAGTGCAATCAGCGAAATTTATCTTCTCCAGGCAATCCAACAGTAAAAAGGAATCATCCCTTTGCATTTAATTTACCTGTTGGGGAGTAAAGAGTGAAGATGTTTCACGTATAGAGGTGCTTACTTGATTAAATGCAGCTTATACATCTTGATGTCAACCGCAGTCAACCAAAGACTGAAGAACCGTAATTTCACATCTTCACAGGCATAATAGGTCTAATTTTAGAAAATTTTTTTCCTCTTTCCTCACAAAAGGCGAGATATCTACCCCAACTACTTTATCCTCTACACTTCATCCTTCTTTAGTCAAGTCCTATTTATCAAAAGTTCTTAAGCAGCAGCGAAGCAGAAATTTTTTAAATATGTAGAAGTGTTAAAGCGGATAACAATTATTGGGTCATGGCTATCAAGCAGCGGATAGATGTGGTAAATTTATTCTTCCGCTAGACAGAAGTGCAGAATAACTTGAGAGATTTGGCCTGATACTAATAAACATGGCGAAAAATCCATATCGCTTTTTGTCTCATCTCTATCAAGAAAACTGTGGATTTAACTCACTCACTCAAAACGGCTCGTCTCAATTATATGAATTTTTATAAAAGCCTTGACCCAAAACTCATGACAGTATCAAGCCAGAGAAAAATCTACACTGCTTTTTCTCTCCTCAAGTCCAGGGATTAAAAAAAACTCGAATTGCAAATTGAATTTTAAATTAAATAAATATTTTGCTATTATTAGTCCATGCTAGTATTTAATATAAAATTATGAATTAACAAAACCAGTACCAATCGCCGTATAAGTGCGACTACTACCGCTTTGTTTATTCATAGTGTAGAGATAAGAAAATTCATATCTCTACTAGCAGGACAATAGGGTGTATGTCCGCAAGACCGTAAGCGAATACAATGCTGTCCTCAGCTGGAGATGATGAGTAGGGATGACCTTACAACTCAATGGCAAGAAAGGCAAGCACTGAAAGTGAAAAACCTGCAATTTATTGTATCTACGACTTTTTTGGAGTAGAACTAACCTGATTTGTAAAGGTGACTTAAAATTACACCCCTACAGTAGCGCCAAAAAATAAAATACTTTTATTTCCAATGGCGAATGATGGTTAAAAGTGCCGTAAAATCACCTAAATAAATTTCTGTGACAACCCTAACCTCTAATTTAAGGTTCTAAACCATTTATAGAGATGATTGGGCTGCTCATATCAGCAGAAATTCACCCTCACCCACAACTCTTGAGTAACTCTGTGTAGAGGCTAAAAAGCTAACTACTGTGTTCAGACTAAATTGATGATTAGCTAGAGATTAAGGAAATTTTGACCATAATGACTGAAACTGCAACCGCACCATTAACTGGAAAAGCACTGCTGGCTAAAGTAAAAGAGCTTTCTAATTTACCCCGCCGAGAAAGAGCAAAGCAGTGTGGCTATTACACCGTTACGAAAAATAATCAAGTTCGTGTCAATCTCACCGATTTTTATGATGCTTTGTTGTCAGCTAGAGGTATTCCTCTCAGCCCAGAAGCACCTAAAGATGGACGTGGGCGCGAACCGACATACCGTGTTAGTGTTCACCAAAATCGTCAAATTGTGATTGGTGCTACTTACACCAAAGCAATGGGCTTAAAGCCTGGTGATGAGTTTGAAATTAGGTTGGGTTACAAGCATATTCACTTGATTCAGTTGGGCGAAAGTGATAAAAAATTAACCCCACAGGATGTAGACTCTGATGAAGCAGAGTTAGAAGATGAAGAGGAATAAACTTTTCTGATAGTAGGGGTAAGTTTTAGGTAAATACTTGATAACTTGTCCCTACTGCTACAAATATATAATATTTGTAGTTTAAGTATATATTCACACAACAAAATACAATTTGACCTTTTGCATGAGTCACAAATTCTAGTAGAGTCTTGAATAATAAGCAAGAACTTTATTTCTACTAGAAGCCTATCGTGATTTTTTTGCCTGTCCTTTTATCACTTTTAGAGCCATCAGTCAATACATCACTGGCGTTATTTAAAAATGCACCAGTAGTAGTTGTCGTGATGGCCTTTTTCATTGTTTGGGTAGGGTCTTGGTTGCCATTAGCAGCGATCGCAGCCATCATGCTCAAATTGCAAATTAATAAACCTTTACAACCAGAGCAAAAAATACCTTTATTAGTATCTCTCTACTTATTAGCTCCCTTAATTCTCTGGGGATTTAATTGGCTAGGACTTGGCTCTTTTGCTGATTATGGCTTGATTGGGAACTTTTCTATTTTTGGTTCCTTACTGCTAGGTTTTGGGCTGGGTGTATTGGGTCTTGTGATGGTGTTCACCTGCCAATTTTGGCTGGGTTGGTGCTATTTAGAAAAATCTCATCTCAAGTTAATACCATCTATTTTGTTACCAATTTCCTTGGTGGCTTTATTTGTTGGTGGAATAGAAGAGTTAATTTTTCGGGGTTTTTTGTTGACTCAGTTAGAAAAGGATTATGCAATTTGGGTAGCGGCGATTATCTCTAGCTTGATTTTTGCGTTACTACATTTAGTTTGGGAACAACGGGAAACCGCACCCCAACTCCCCGGATTGTGGCTGATGGGGATGGTTTTGGTAGTAGCTAGGGTTGCTAATAGTAATCATTTAGGGATAGCTTGGGGACTTCATGCCGGATGGGTATGGGCGATCGCTACCATAGATACAGCAGAACTAATTACCTACACAGGAAAAGTCTCAGAAGTGTTTACAGGTAAAAACAAAAAACCCCTAGCCGGCTTGACTGGGGTTCTTTGCGTTCTGGGAACAGGAGTAATTCTGTGGTTATTTTTTCAGCCCGTTTGAAATTAGTGGTAATTCGTAATCATCATCCTAAATTACGAATTACGAATTACGAATGATTACCTAACCGCCGAAACCGGGAATTAAACGCTTTAAGGCGCGGCCAGCTACATCGCCATATTTCAGTTCACCAGCAAGGATTTTACCCATGATTTGAGCGCCGGAGGGACGTTTAACACCGACTTTGTAGCCAATACCGGGGAAGCGATAGAACGCTCCTGCTAATTTTTGCGCCCAAGCCATATCTGTTCCCCACTGTTCATTAATAGCCTCAGTGTAATTTGCTAAGGCGTTGATATCACCAGCAAGAGCTTCATTAATGAATTGTGCTGCTAGAACACCACTAAAAATTGAGGGACGAATACCTTCTGCGGTAAAAGGATCAACTACACAAGCTGCTTCACCAGCTAAAACAGCATTTTGGGTGTGCAGCTTTTGATTACCATCCCACAAACAGATGGGATGACCATACTGCTTGCTAGTTTTGACATCTACATTAAAAGACTTAGCATACTCATCTAAAATTTTCTTAAAATCCTGGGGTTCGCCACCAATAAATGTGCCGACACCGATAGAATAACCATCAGCCTTGGGGAAGTTCCAAATATAGCCGTTTTTCAGCAAGCCAAACTCGAAGTGTGCCATGTTTTTGTTGACTACCTCAGCAGCAACTTCAGCTTCTAATGCACCCGCTAAACGACGTTTACGGTCTTTAAAACCTAGCCATTTTGCCATTGAACCTTTTGCACCATCAGCAGCAATTAAGTAACGACCTGTGATGGGTCCATTAGCAGTGTTGACTTGCCAATGATCATTTTTAAACTCAATACCTTTGACTTCTGTATTGTCTCGGATTTCAGCCCCTTGATTTTGGGCTTGTTGGACTAAAAAATGGTCAAAAATATCTCGTCGCACCATCCAGACTGGTTCTTTGATGCCGATTTTTGCTTCTACGGGATCTTCGAGTTTCCAGGTAAAACGCAGGGAATCTACTTTGACGGAAATTGCGGGACTAAAGTCAAAGTCGAACCATTGAGCGATCGCTGGTGACACACCACCACCACAAGGCTTATATCTAGGTAGGGATTCTTTCTCTAAAACTAATACTGAGCGTCCCCGCTTGGCTAAATGATATGCTGCTGTTCCACCTGCTGGACCAGCACCGACGATGATACAGTCGTACATAATTTCTGAATTTTTGCTTTTTATTTTAATTAGTTGACTTTCCAGTATATATAAGGGTTTTGGATTTTTGGTAAATTTTTAGTGAATAATAATTTATAAACAGAATTCAGAAGTCAGGAGCCAGAATTCAGAATGCTGATGAAATCAGGAAGAGAGAGAAGTGAAATTTTCTCAACATCATCAAAGTTGACTCGAAAAGCCTTTATTCTCCTGAACCGTAGGTCTGCGTAGCGTCTCCTGTATTTTCTATTCTGAATACTGACAAATTTATTACGGTCTTCTTTGCGTTCGGCAAGTGCTGCGATCGCATACTCTTCTAGAGGCATTTGCATTTAGAAAAACTATAATTTAAGTATAAAGCTATGGAAACAGCCATGTCTTTGTTAAAGACCCACTCCCCAACCCTATATGAAACCGACTACTTGCAATGGATAGAAACAACTGTAGCCAAATTGCAAGGTCAGGACTACGCAAATGTAGACTGGGCTAATCTCATTGAAGAAATTGGCGACATGGGAAGGAGTGAGCGCAAAAGTCTGAAAAGTAATCTGATTGTCATTTTACTGCATTTACTCAAATGGCAGTTTCAGCCTGACAAGAGAAGCGGTAGTTGGGAAGGAAGTATCATTGAACATCGTAGACGTGTTCAAGAATCTCTCCAGGATTCTCCTAGTCTCAAACCCTATCTGGAGAGCAT includes:
- a CDS encoding DUF29 domain-containing protein translates to MSLLKTHSPTLYETDYLQWIETTVAKLQGQDYANVDWANLIEEIGDMGRSERKSLKSNLIVILLHLLKWQFQPDKRSGSWEGSIIEHRRRVQESLQDSPSLKPYLESIFTECYTQAVKQAKAETGLPVESFPVICPYHLAEVTEDDFLPNNHGGE
- a CDS encoding TolB family protein is translated as MTNYKLPIILFLSSSLLTGCFGYPRLLSYPFDSGGRGLNSLASELDPQISGRYIVFTTDRRGSEDVYMFDTVTRNLVDLPGLNSFDTIASHPSVTQDGRYIVFIASRQGRSSIFLYDRETRQSRNLTPSLQAEIRNPTISADGSRIAFEFSNNGQWDILLYDRAGRQLNIPQEPK
- a CDS encoding YggT family protein is translated as MTGANLTSLILGLILGLMIFLFIFRIILTWYPQVNLNRLPFNLIAWPTEPFLVPLRKLVQPIGGVDITPIIWVGIFSLVREILLGQQGLLTMMLRVN
- a CDS encoding succinate dehydrogenase/fumarate reductase iron-sulfur subunit, whose translation is MEVIFKIIRQQQNSTPVVQSYPLQVEASSTILDCLNQIKWEQDGTLAFRKNCRNTICGSCAVRINGRSALACKENVGSELARLKQIPSPLNQDNTTGEITIAPLGNMPVIKDLVVDMSSFWNNLEAVAPYVSTAARQVPEKEFLQTPQERSLLDQTGNCIMCGACYSECNAREVNSDFVGPHALAKAYRMVADSRDSETENRLENYNEGTKGVWGCTRCFYCDSVCPMEVAPLEQITKVKQQILDRKQASDSRSIRHRKVLIELVKTGGWIDERQFGIQVVGNYFRDLKGLLSLAPLGLRMLVRGKFPLSFEPSEGTKQVRSLIESIQKIES
- a CDS encoding geranylgeranyl reductase family protein, encoding MYDCIIVGAGPAGGTAAYHLAKRGRSVLVLEKESLPRYKPCGGGVSPAIAQWFDFDFSPAISVKVDSLRFTWKLEDPVEAKIGIKEPVWMVRRDIFDHFLVQQAQNQGAEIRDNTEVKGIEFKNDHWQVNTANGPITGRYLIAADGAKGSMAKWLGFKDRKRRLAGALEAEVAAEVVNKNMAHFEFGLLKNGYIWNFPKADGYSIGVGTFIGGEPQDFKKILDEYAKSFNVDVKTSKQYGHPICLWDGNQKLHTQNAVLAGEAACVVDPFTAEGIRPSIFSGVLAAQFINEALAGDINALANYTEAINEQWGTDMAWAQKLAGAFYRFPGIGYKVGVKRPSGAQIMGKILAGELKYGDVAGRALKRLIPGFGG
- a CDS encoding Ycf66 family protein — its product is MINFGLNSASFLAQVNFGANSASVLGIFLAVAGAALYFLRTVRPELSRDQDIFFAAVGLLCGFILIFQGWRLDPILQFGQLLLVGTTVFFAVESIRLRSIATQQAKRNTPIVDDEREVSRKYSYSERRNYQAEMDADLEPLPYEEEEQPPRARIRGSRDERSTRDDYYEDQPPRRSERRNSTEKPETGERKRRPTSGRSASRPTESYEQENWGSVSRQVDDWESPQEDVKKQPRRTTNNRPQRPEVREDDVAPRPRKRRPPADSSPRRVREDDEAIPTDYVPYNPIEKPNDRGDNSTDFDDDI
- a CDS encoding TolB family protein encodes the protein MRTFTSMLWLQKPIYWSLVFSLTSLIVSCGSGDIPLGVSSLNSRYTEEQPSLSGNGRFLAFVSNRNGNQQLLIYDLETQSFISTPGLNRRETIAESPSLSYTGRYICYLTSDQGRAVVALYDRALQKSQILTPTYRGWVRSPHISPDGRYIVFESASRGQWDVEVLDRGPTVELDIPNGATVK
- the psbX gene encoding photosystem II reaction center X protein — translated: MTPSLANFLWSLVWGTAIVVIPTTVGLIFISQKDKIQRS
- a CDS encoding AbrB family transcriptional regulator; its protein translation is MTETATAPLTGKALLAKVKELSNLPRRERAKQCGYYTVTKNNQVRVNLTDFYDALLSARGIPLSPEAPKDGRGREPTYRVSVHQNRQIVIGATYTKAMGLKPGDEFEIRLGYKHIHLIQLGESDKKLTPQDVDSDEAELEDEEE
- the accC gene encoding acetyl-CoA carboxylase biotin carboxylase subunit: MKFDKILIANRGEIALRILRACEEMGIATVAVHSTVDRNALHVQLADEAVCIGEPASSKSYLNIPNIIAAALTRNATAIHPGYGFLAENARFAEICADHHIAFIGPSPEAIRLMGDKATAKETMQKAGVPTVPGSDGLVETEQEGIAIAKDIGYPVMIKATAGGGGRGMRFVRSEDEFAKLFLAAQGEAGAAFGNAGVYIEKFIERPRHIEFQILADSYGNVIHLGERDCSIQRRNQKLLEEAPSPALDSDLREKMGQAAVKAAQFINYTGAGTIEFLLDKFGKYYFMEMNTRIQVEHPVTEMVTGIDLLVEQIRIAQGEKLNLTQDKVILRGHSIECRINAEDPDHDFRPSPGKISGYLPPGGPGVRIDSHVYTDYQIPPYYDSLIGKLIVWGPDRATAINRMKRALRECAITGLPTTIGFHQKIMENPQFLAGNVYTNFVQEMKIQ
- a CDS encoding CPBP family intramembrane glutamic endopeptidase: MIFLPVLLSLLEPSVNTSLALFKNAPVVVVVMAFFIVWVGSWLPLAAIAAIMLKLQINKPLQPEQKIPLLVSLYLLAPLILWGFNWLGLGSFADYGLIGNFSIFGSLLLGFGLGVLGLVMVFTCQFWLGWCYLEKSHLKLIPSILLPISLVALFVGGIEELIFRGFLLTQLEKDYAIWVAAIISSLIFALLHLVWEQRETAPQLPGLWLMGMVLVVARVANSNHLGIAWGLHAGWVWAIATIDTAELITYTGKVSEVFTGKNKKPLAGLTGVLCVLGTGVILWLFFQPV